CACTTGCAATTGGATTGTACAGTAATTTCAAACATTTGTAACAAAAATAGCCTTGTCTTTTCGCTTGCAATTGTGCTGTCATACTATAATTCGAAATGAATtcaagtcaaaaaaaaaaaaaaaattcgaaatgAATTGTGATAACAACCGAAAGTCTGCCTTTGAAATGGACAGAAACTGAGGAAGAAATTGGCTGCAAGCGACCCAACTCCAACAGATCTAACCCCTTCTACTTCCTTGGAAGTCAATGCCTCGATGCCGCCGCCACCTCCTGCTCTTCCAGTTCCTCGCCAAACTGAGGATTTCAAGGTCCCTGAAGCTGAGCAGGAGCAGAGCAAGCATGTTACTGTTGAGGCAGCCCCTGAAACTCCGGCGCAGACATCGTCGGTATTGCCACCTGGCATATCGAGCGAAGAGCTCTCGGCAATCAAGATCCAGACCGCGTTCCGTGGTTATCTGGTAATGTTACATCAGCTCTTATCTAGTTTGCGCCATTTGGAACTATGTGATGCATGTCCATTTTTTGAAATGTCTAGAGAACTCGTCGTCATAGTTGTGAAATATTTTAAAGATGATTGCGTTGAGCGTCTATTTCGGCTGGCCGCTCATCTGGTCCTTGCTTTTTGTGTCGGATGAACcattctttgattttttttttatgaTTATCCCTTGGTATTGACACGATTGAACATGCAAGCAAAAGTCTGCTGGTTGCCATCCTGAACATGTTCTCTTATCCTTTTTCTAAGGTAGAGGTATTGGCAGCTCACCCCAACTAGTAATTAGTTGCTATTTAGTTGCTTTTGGCAGTTCATGTATTTGTTTAACAAGTTTTTAGTAAATGAGCTTTGATGGTTCAAGAAGAAAATATTGTTGCCAGGTGGAATTCTCATACATACTCCTTCCATGCAGTCATTCCCCCTTTCTGACTCTTACCATCTAATGCTAATTGTTCCAGATATTTTTGCTGAGATGGCCAACAAATCAATCTTGCCAAATATAAAATATTAGAAAACATTTCATGCACCTCTGGCAGTTGGTGGCAGCCACCTTTCATTATTAATTTTGATTCTTTAATTATGTGTCTGATGTCGATGTCTTTGGCTGTCTTGCTTAGTagtgtagccttgatacaaaggtagCATTGCTCGAACTTCACTTTGTAGCAGTATATTTCCTTGGGAAAACACTATACACCAAATTTTATGGAGATTTGACTTACAGAATAAGACTTTTTGCTGATAGTGTTTCTATCATCGTACTAATGCAGGCAAGAAGAGCATTACGAGCCTTGCGAGGCCTTGTTAGATTGAGGTTATTGGTCGATGGTAATTCAGTTAAGCGTCAAGCTGCAAGCACTCTGCGCTGTATGCAGACTCTAGCTCGGGTGCAGTCACAGATACGTTCAAGAAGGCTGAAGATGTCTGAGGAGAACCAGGCCCTTCAGCGCCAGCTCCTGCTGAAACAGGAACTGGAGAGTTTGAGGGTAGGCAAACCATCTCAAAGTCTTCAGTAAAAATATTTCATTTTTTTAGGAAGGGTTTCCCCGGTTCCTGTAATGGAAACAACATACTACTAGaggtccaaaagaaaagaaaaaatacaATAAAACAAAAACAGTATGTGAAGCAAAACAATATTGAAGTAATTAAAAATGATGCGCCACTGTTGCGCATTAAACTCGCAAGTATAGCTACTGTTTCTAATTATTGCACGATAAAATTTTGCTTGATGAGCAACTTCAGTATCCAGAAGTATCCTGACAAACAAATATTATCCAGCAGTAGTGATTTATTTTTTTCTCAAAATATTGCAGCTAATCACAACTTCTCATTGTGAACATTAAACATAGTCTATTTTGTCGATACCAGATGGGAGAGCACTGGGATGACAGCACCCAATCCAAGGAGAAGATTGAGGCAAGTCTAGTAAGCAAGCAAGAGGCTGCAATTAGAAGAGAGAGAGCACTTGCATATGCATTTTCCCATCAGGTAGGGGGCTTCCTGATTCTTGAGGACAGATCCAGTCTACATTTTTTTCCTATCATTTGACAATAGCATTCTTAAAATTGTTTCAAAATTTGTACTTTGCAGTGGAAGAGCAGTTCAAGGTCCTCCAACCCAATGTTTGTAGACCCAAACAACCCGCACTGGGGCTGGAGCTGGTTGGAGCGCTGGATGGCAGCAAAGCCTTCTGACGGTGGCCGCACTGGGACTaacaaggaaagcaacggtgacaACATATCTGTGAAGAGTATAAGTTTGAACCTCGGAGAGGGTGAGATCACAAAAGCCTTCAAAAGTCGGAGCATCAAGCCAGACAAGTCGTCACCAACGACTCCAAAGCTGACCCGCCCAGCCTCCCGGCTATCCCCTTCAACACCCTCTGCGAAAGTAACACCAATTGTTGAGAAGAAGAAACCTGCTACACCAAAGAACAGGCTTCCGCAGGTGGATGACGATGCGAGGAGTGTCCTCAGCGTGCAGTCCGAGCGACCAAGGCGGCACAGTATAGCCACCTCAACTGTACGGGATGACGAGAGTCTCGCAAGCTCTCCATCAGTCCCAAGTTACATGGCCGCCACGAAATCCGCAAGGGCCAAGTCCCGCCTCCAAGGGTCGCCATTGGTCGATGCTGCAGAGACACCAGAGAAAGTAAGCCCTGTTGCGTCTGTCAAGAAGAGGCTGTCCTTCCCAGCTGGTTCAGCGTCTCCGTTGCCAATGAGGAGGCATTCTGGTCCTCCCAAGGTGGCAGAGAGTGTGGTGAAGGACATTGCTGAGGCACCACAGCTGGAGGCCCTGGCGATCAATGGCTGAAACAAGTAATTCACACACGTGGCAAGAGGAGGCTATGGTTATGCAGATATACAGATTCCACTCATGAACAAAGGTTTAAAGTTCAATCAGATGTATGGATTATTGGCATTTTTCTTTTGTCCGGTTATGATGGCTGCATTGTTGGCTTCATTAGGAGAAGATTCTCGGTGTCTGTCAGTTCATTCCATTTGTTGCTTGTGTAAAACTATATGGGTTTGTCACCGGAACCTTTGATGCTGATGTTTGTACGTAAGAGGTCTTATATTTATGCGAGCAATATATTTCTTCCATGTCTTGTAAACGTCCTAAATTCCCCAATGAGCTTGTCAATGTACCACTCTGCTCTAATCATCAGTACTGTATTATATTGTGCTCTTGCGTACCCGTAATCCTTCATGTTCAACACAACAGCATATCAAATTCTGGTATTACAACAATGATCAAAATGTACTATTTCGTCAGGCTGGCCACTCTTAATCTGGCTATATTATTCTAATTCCCACTAAGATTAGGTAGAAATTCTCCAGCAACAACCAGCAAACAAGGGATGTCTACTtaatcaactagcacttcacacaAGCAAGGCTATATTTTGTAGTGCATATGACTGAAAATCCTGAGTTCCTGGAAATTGTTCGGCACAAATTGTGCATCATTTGGGACTTAAACCTGCGTGTTGACAAGAACATCCAGATGCAAGGAATTGGGCCAGGCCGAATAAACAACCATGACAGGTTGCATGTTTTTCCTCTCCGCATATGAAACAAAAAAGGAAAAACGTTGCTGGTTAATCGTTATGCATGTTAAGTTGCTAACGGATGATAGGACTATATGTTTCTCATCACGTCGTAGCTAGTAGCTGCAGCAAAATTGCAGTACACCAATTCATGCCGGGAACTCGATTTCTTGAATTTCCTAAACACAAGAGCATAAAGAATCTCAAAGAAAATTATAAAAGAAGAATGAATTAGTTTACATCAATTGGCAAGCAGTAAAAAATGCATGCATGTATGAGATAATTATAGCTTTATCAGTTCAGAACAAAAACAGTAAGGCCCACATACATTGCTCACACAGGACATCAATACTCGACTTCTAACCGAATCAGACCACATATGCAAGTAGTACAAGTCAGGGGCAAGGGGGTTCATGAGTCATAACTAGTGTCTTGATCGAACTACACTTGCATGGGTACGTCCATTGGTGCACAACAAGAGATTCAACATAAATGAAAATATGTATACATTTCTCCTTGGTCCACCTCATAGATGTCGCCAGACATGCCTCTCTACTGTTTATCAGTTGAGCAATGTAGCCATCATGACCAAACACAGGTTTAAAGATAGAATGGTGACTTAACATAAGACAAAATAAGAAACAGATCCCTACTGAAGAATTCACAGGACCTTCGGTGCACTAAATAGTTCGCTCTTTGTCACAAATCACCTTTGTACTTGCATCTGAGTTCGGATTATCTTCAACCTCTGAACTATAATCGTCCTGACTGACAAAGGACAGATCATTCCAAGAGCTCACATCAAGGACGAGTTAGATACATATTTGGATGGTTGGATGAAAACAAAGTTATTCAGCAGAAGGAATAAGTGGCGGCTGAGAAGTAATACTAGCATTTTTGACATTGAGTTtcagtttcttcagtatttctacTTCGTCCTAGTCTACATAACTTCAGCCACAAGAAAAATAATGCTTCAATCGGTTTATTTATTTGAAATCCCTGTTTGAAAATACTGAAGCACAAGCAAACAATTATCAAGAGGGGACAGAAATTTAGATCAGCAGAACATACTGGGCCGTGCAGAATCTAGTAGTGAAGAGCAGGCAAGCTCGCGGTAATCGAATGGAAGGGTAACTGTACAACTCAACAGATTTAATCGTATGTGCGGTGCACGAAATGCTTAGCTGAGTACAGGAACACTGCAGTATCAGTCTGCCACTGTGGTAGGAAAAATAATCTGAGTTGAGAATACAATGCACCCGGGAGCCACATTGCATTTCCGCAAGTTCCTAGTATACAATCAAAGTAGCATCTCTATTCAACTGACtgcaccgaggaggaggagatccCCTTCGCTCCAACAGATGAAGAATGCCCGGGCTTCCACGGGACGCGGTCCGGCTAGGTTTTGGCTGGCTAGGTTTTCCAAGAGCTCATATTAAGGACTAGTTTGATACATATTTGCATGGTTGGATGAACATAATTATTTAGCAGGAGGAGTTAATAATGTATAAAGGTGAGAAGTGATATCATTTCTGACAAAATGTAGATACCAAGTTTCAGTTCTTGAGGATATCTGCTTTGTCCTAATCACTACAGTCAAACAATTATGAAGAGGGGGAGAGATATTCAGAATTGCAGAACATATACTGTGCGCAGCAAAGAAAGGGAATTGTTAATAGAGCAAAAATctgttctttatttgttattcccTGTTGGAAAACACTGAAGCACAAGCGAAACAGTTATGAAGAGGGGAGAGAGATTCAGATTTGCAGAACATAATACTGTGCACAGCAAAATCTAGTAGCGCAGAGCAGACATGCTCGTGCGAATTGCGTAGCTGAGTACAAGAACACTGCACTATGAGTCTGCCACCGAGGTAGGAAAAATAATCTGAGTTCAGAATACAGTGTTGGGCCAAGTTCCTAAATACACAATGAAAGTAGCATCGCTATCCTATCCAACTGAGGTGACACCTGCGATCCAGGTGAGGAGGAGAACGATCCCCTTTGCTCCGACTGCCGACTGAATGCCGGGGATACTGGCAGTTGCATTTGGAGCGCGCGATCCGGCTAGGCTTTCGGTGGATCTGGCGGGGAGTGGGAGTGAGAGTCGCCTGCTCCCGCGACGGCGGCGCGCTTGCGGGCGATGAACGCCTCGAGGACCTTGCGCCGCTCGGCGGCCTTGGCGCGCTGGGGCTCGATGTTGGCGTAGGAGAGGCGCGCGGCGACGGCGATGAGCAGGGCGCCGGTGAGGAAGAGGCCCGCTGTGGCGGCGCGCTGCCTCCGGGTCGCAGCATACTGCAGCCACACCATCTCGCCTCGACAGCTTCGTCAATGGCACGGGGTGTGGAAGACGGAACAAATGAATTCCCGTAATCGGCTAGTGAAAACGTATTACTGCAAACGCGTGTTTCGTATTGGGAGAGCAGAGCAACACGGTGACGGGAAGCACCGAAGCAGAGCATAGAGCGTACTGTCAGCAAGAACGAGATCTATAGTCAATTACTcattctttgtttttttttttgcattatcAGCAATTTACATCTAAGGGCCCCTTTAATTCGTAAAATTTGCATAAGCTTTATCGAAAAGTGCTTTTGGCTCCCGAGCTCTAGTGCTCTCGccatttaaaaaaaaattataagTTATCAAAAAATCTGAAAAGTAATTCTAGAAATTATCAGTGATATATCTCACAATCATGCAAAATCTCACCCCAAAATTATGTTTACTTTgtgctagataaaataaatgaaaTATGACATGTTTTTGGAGATTTGGAAATAACTACTCAGATCTGCActattgtcatttttgtgtagcttaaaATATCAAGTATTTGAAATTCATATTTTGCAGGTTTGTGGGATAGATTATTGTCTATATGCAGATTTTTTGTTCACAATTTTTTTAAActtaaaaatataattttttatTCATTTAAAAAATGAGATCACTAGTgccccatgtgcaccaaatctttgTCCAAGATTTATGCAGTAGGTTGTGTTTGGTTCACGCCTGCAGCTGCCCTGCCAATTATTTGGCGGAGGAATCATTCGCCCCCTGGGTTGGCCAAAATATTGGTTGTACTTTGTGAAGGAATCAAGAAGAGATGCATAGGCATCCAAAAAAATTGGTAACAAACCAAGCAGGAGTAGGACAAGTTGGCAACAAACCAAAATAAATTCATGATACTGAAGTCAGATTTGTTAAGTTAGGACCTAGGATACAGTCCTAAACTCCTAATCTCTTAGCATTTGGTTGAAGTGAGGCTCTTTTTAAGCTtgtaaggaatataaatatatatTCTTTCTACCCATCCCTTTACAATTGTTTTGTTCTCCCTGCTGTTATATCTTCATAGTTTCTCCTATTCGCCCTCTGTAGCGCCTGTTGTTCATCCACTCTCAATCAAACTTATTTCGTAACCAAAACAAGTTCACAACTGAATTGCTACAAAATGATGCATGTagcttttttattaaaaatatttAAACAAAGCTTTACAAAGATAATACAATGATTAACATAAAGCTATCTAATTAACGATAATTCTCACAACACCCATAAGCCTGATGAAGGGGGCGGCAACGTCAGGGCTGTTTGCCTTGACCTCGTTCCTACGCGCATCATCTAGAACTAGAGGTTACACCAAGTGGAAGCATAATCCAGTCTAGCAGATCTTGAGGATGCACAATTGCACATGTATGCTCCAGAAGTCACCACCCCCAGCTAGCATTGACCCATCCTCATGATATGGATCAATGTGTTAACCTTGCAAGGCCCGTCATCCATGGCGCCCATTGCACCACTGCCATGCGCGAGATCATCTTGCCACGTCCGACACCGAGTACACGATGCACCACGCTGCTGAAACTCGCTGCCGACGACAAGGAAGATGCAAACCTCACACCTCTTGTCTCCGACATCGCTCAATCCGGGATCCCATATTAATGGGTTTTCCCGAAGAAGGACGAGTGAGGAGATACTGACGGCAAATgcgatgccttcaacaagatgACGGTACGAGACACCACCATCGAGCGCCATGACCATAGTCAGAgctcggttttcaccggcagttGCACTTCTCCAACTCAGCGCAGGCCACAACCAACTGGTTGACCACCTCCGACAGAGGAGGATGCCACCATCGCCATGCCCAATTTCCTCATAACATGGACGAAGCCCTGGATCAACGGGGTGTCGACGTCGAACAACGAAACGTGAGCTACAGGTCGAGACCCGTCCGAGACCATCTAATCCTAGATCGGGCATGCCTGAACCACGTTGTCATCGCCCGCACATTCTAATAGTCTGAGTTCATAATACTgaatacattgttggtccaagtTCCTAATATACACTTGAAGTACCGAGTAGCACCTCAACTGCATTCAGGAGGGGATTGATCGCCTTTGCTCCGACTGCAGAACATATGTAGGGATGATACCATCCACTAAACGATATCATGATACAAGTTCTCAAAATTCAAATTTTAAGGTATCTAAAAGTCTTGGAAAAGATTATGAGTGTACACAAGATGCCTTGACTCCTTCCTCGCTGCCTCGCTGGCAGGGGGCGTGGAAGATGGAACAAAATGTATTGCCGTAAGCGGTCCGTGAAGACGTATTACCAGTTTACCATGACCACGGGTTTCATATCGGGAGAGCAGAGCAACACTTGGACGGGAAGCAGAGCAAGATTcaactttttcttttctttattaCAAAGAGCATAGTCCTAATTAACTCGCATTTCTTCATTGATGCCTCGATGGAATAATTACAGAATGCACGCGTGCACGAACTGGAGTAGTAGGCGTATTACAGCGACAGAAGAGTCTAACTGGTCCAGCTCCTGGACTACCCTATCGGTGACTTTGTGCAAGGTCGACGGCGCTGGAGCTACTGCTTGTGTATGCGCCGGGCGAGCAGGCGGCGg
This Lolium perenne isolate Kyuss_39 chromosome 1, Kyuss_2.0, whole genome shotgun sequence DNA region includes the following protein-coding sequences:
- the LOC127344564 gene encoding protein IQ-DOMAIN 2, coding for MGKKGKWLGAVKKVFSPESKEKKEEKLRKKLAASDPTPTDLTPSTSLEVNASMPPPPPALPVPRQTEDFKVPEAEQEQSKHVTVEAAPETPAQTSSVLPPGISSEELSAIKIQTAFRGYLARRALRALRGLVRLRLLVDGNSVKRQAASTLRCMQTLARVQSQIRSRRLKMSEENQALQRQLLLKQELESLRMGEHWDDSTQSKEKIEASLVSKQEAAIRRERALAYAFSHQWKSSSRSSNPMFVDPNNPHWGWSWLERWMAAKPSDGGRTGTNKESNGDNISVKSISLNLGEGEITKAFKSRSIKPDKSSPTTPKLTRPASRLSPSTPSAKVTPIVEKKKPATPKNRLPQVDDDARSVLSVQSERPRRHSIATSTVRDDESLASSPSVPSYMAATKSARAKSRLQGSPLVDAAETPEKVSPVASVKKRLSFPAGSASPLPMRRHSGPPKVAESVVKDIAEAPQLEALAING
- the LOC127330676 gene encoding uncharacterized protein, which translates into the protein MVWLQYAATRRQRAATAGLFLTGALLIAVAARLSYANIEPQRAKAAERRKVLEAFIARKRAAVAGAGDSHSHSPPDPPKA